The bacterium genome includes a region encoding these proteins:
- a CDS encoding prepilin-type N-terminal cleavage/methylation domain-containing protein, whose translation MLSKMRNEKGFTLIELMIVVAIIGILAAIAIPNFLNLKDKALFGTAKANVDVLRSVLASYAADDPTNRYPMSLGGNYTWIRGLLKEANLPEQPEEAKWLPGSFTYTSNGTNFQIYVKATDRSQDTLWGTPSGITPNAYPWP comes from the coding sequence ATGCTGAGCAAGATGAGAAACGAAAAAGGTTTTACCCTGATCGAGCTGATGATCGTTGTCGCCATCATCGGCATCCTGGCGGCCATCGCCATCCCCAACTTCCTCAACCTCAAGGACAAGGCCCTGTTCGGTACCGCCAAGGCCAACGTGGACGTGCTCCGCTCGGTGCTCGCTTCCTACGCCGCCGACGATCCCACCAACAGGTATCCGATGTCGCTTGGTGGGAATTACACCTGGATTCGCGGGCTCCTGAAGGAGGCCAACCTCCCAGAGCAGCCGGAAGAGGCCAAGTGGCTGCCCGGCTCCTTCACCTACACCAGTAACGGCACGAATTTCCAGATCTACGTCAAGGCTACAGACAGGTCCCAAGACACCCTCTGGGGGACCCCGTCCGGCATCACGCCCAACGCCTATCCCTGGCCGTAA